The following proteins are encoded in a genomic region of Vespa velutina chromosome 23, iVesVel2.1, whole genome shotgun sequence:
- the LOC124956772 gene encoding cytochrome b-c1 complex subunit 8 has product MGLKFGNLYKLRGIVYFRLSPHEQKAFKGFISEGVPNTIRRFHSSVFRYLPVFAINYMVYLWAIEKHHKLSRKDHSLYKDDV; this is encoded by the exons ATGGGTCTGAAGTTTGGAAATTTGTACAAACTAAGAGGGATCGTCTATTTCCGTTTAAGCCCTCACGAACAGAAAGCTTTCAAGGGTTTTATATCAGAGGGTGTTCCAAATACTATTAGACGGTTCCATAGCAGTGTATTTCGTTATTTACCAG tgtTTGCTATAAACTATATGGTATACCTATGGGCCATAGAAAAGCATCACAAATTGAGCCGTAAAGATCATAGTCTTTACAAGGATgacgtttaa
- the LOC124956764 gene encoding epidermal growth factor receptor kinase substrate 8-like isoform X1 produces the protein MPYYNSSHSPAVYNKDGGSSGPSSTSGGRGSSTEPPTYMMEHLATFTVTKEIGIVYPADGMRRLLQLEKSNGIWSQKMQLRLERNWVLIMDNETGAVMERFPASLIQEPTAFTSRDPMEMYNNILVFSVADDSGSQRAEMHIFQCQSVSAQDLVEDLKMLQMGKLVPGGSPRGPRGQIPPPPALPPPEPPLNGVNVREQVSAFNAANADGQNDISREENNDEVSSTSSEKYERDVTILNHCFDDIEKFIARLQYAAAASRELERRRRNRKSKKRNLGDGMLTMRAKPPPEMEFIDIFQKFKLSFNLLAKLKAHIHDPNAPELVHFLFTPLALIVDASHDTNYEPNLPSKVVSPLLTREAVNLLINCVTSKETELWHSLGDMWLIPRDQWKGHVPPYHPIFTDGWSPEYPIPEDRDHDHLASLLNADKQKRDELPEQQNDPYYNHRDVDESHYSSDYLEYDIREDRAGTENFDRNYGTTSELYAREERVEQTRAHSDISVDSIERAPRGAAIERAQEVWLDELVNRNAKIVHVTYPRTANNDKELTVVRGEYLEILDDSRKWWKARNSRGQVAHVPHTIVTPHNPSQPAENDVFNNPLYTSRYPRQGHGYSYEDSEIERTSTSPGPEAAHRTHAIPPPAPADWVRKERLGKKENLTTSNEVSSTNNVSSNTLGKTQTMEKKNGPIVIIQPLQMTTLKNKLKNNAPKPLTPIPLASPAPPASQTPSAPPPLPVPPALSPPPPPPPPPPVLQTQKSTTSTGSNKSELYKNNKSLAGTCNQDQVQEELKHVLNMFRQKKRSPNILEMQATVLHQYSTPREVQSWLTAKGFSDKVCKQLKDMTGAEIFNLTKRQLEQYFGPNEGERLEKQLILSRNECGYETTRVSELKQILEKVRQKAE, from the exons ATGCCATACTATAACAGCAGCCATAGTCCAGCAGTTTATAACAAag ATGGTGGCTCGAGCGGACCATCGAGTACTTCCGGTGGCCGTGGTAGTAGTACCGAACCACCTACATACATGATGGAACATTTAGCGACATTTACAGTGACGAAAGAGATAGGCATTGTTTATCCAGCTGATGGTATGCGTCGTCTTTTGCAATTAGAAAAAAGCAATGGTATATGGAGTCAAAAGATGCAACTTCGTTTAGAAAGAAACTGGGTTCTTATCATGGACAATGAAACTGGg GCCGTGATGGAACGATTTCCAGCGTCTTTGATCCAAGAACCAACTGCATTTACATCGAGAGACCCAATGGAGATGTACAACAACATTTTGGTATTTTCGGTCGCTGATGACAGTGGTTCTCAAAGAGCAGAAATGCATATCTTTCAATGTCAAAGCGTATCCGCTCAAGACTTGGTAGAGGATTTGAAAATGCTTCAAATGGGGAAACTCGTGCCAGGTGGTTCGCCTAGAGGTCCAAGAGGTCAAATTCCACCACCACCTGCGTTACCACCACCTGAACCTCCATTGAATGGTGTGAATGTACGCGAACAGGTGTCTGCTTTTAATGCGGCTAATG CCGATGGCCAGAACGATATATCTCGCGAAGAAAACAACGACGAAGTGTCCTCAACGTCGTCAGAAAAATACGAACGTGACGTGACGATATTGAATCATTGCTTCGAcgacattgaaaaatttattgcacGTTTGCAATATGCTGCAGCTGCATCGAGAGAATTGGAACGTCGACGGCGTAACAGAaagtcgaaaaagagaaacctGGGTGATGGCATGTTAACGATGAGAGCAAAGCCACCACCAGAGATGGAGTTCATTgatatctttcaaaaattcaaactTTCTTTCAACCTTTTGGCCAAATTGAAAGCGCACATTCACGATCCCAATGCACCGGAACTggtacattttcttttcacgcCACTTGCTCTGATCGTTGATGCATCTCACGATACGAATTATGAACCGAATTTACCAAGCAAGGTCGTATCACCTTTATTGACCAGAGAAGCGGTCAATCTGTTAATCAATTGTGTTACCAGCAAGGAAACTGAACTCTGGCATTCTCTTGGCGATATGTGGCTCATTCCTCGTGACCAATGGAAAGGACATGTACCACCTTATCATCCGATCTTCACGGATGGTTGGTCACCGGAATATCCCATACCAGAAGACCGAGATCATGATCATCTTGCTTCCCTTTTGAATGCTGACAAGCAAAAGAGGGATGAACTTCCTGAACAACAAAACGATCCTTATTACAATCATCGAGACGTCGACGAGTCACATTATAGTAGCGATTATCTCGAATACGATATCAGAGAGGATAGAGCTGGTACCGAAAACTTTGATAGAAATTACGGAACGACCTCGGAACTTTATgcaagagaagaaagagtcGAACAAACCAGAGCTCACAGTGATATATCAGTAGATTCCATTGAAAGAGCACCTAGAGGTGCTGCCATTGAAAGAGCTCAAGAAGTTTGGTTGGATGAGCTCGTAAATAGAAATGCTAAGATCGTTCACGTTACTTATCCTAGAACGGCCAACAATGATAAAGAATTGACGGTTGTCAGAGGTGAATATCTGGAAATACTCGATGACAGTAGAAAGTGGTGGAAAGCGAGAAATTCTAGGGGTCAAGTTGCTCATGTGCCACATACTATTGTTACGCCTCACAATCCATCTCAGCCTGCTGAAAACGATGTATTTAATAATCCATTATATACAAGTCGATATCCTAGACAAGGACATGGCTATAGTTACGAA GATTCTGAAATTGAAAGGACTAGTACTAGTCCGGGGCCAGAAGCAGCTCATCGAACTCATGCGATTCCACCACCAGCACCCGCGGATTGGGTGAGAAAAGAACGTCTTGGGAAAAAAG aGAATTTGACTACATCTAATGAAGTTTCAAGTACAAACAACGTATCCAGTAACACATTGGGAAAAACTCaaacaatggaaaaaaagaatggccCGATAGTCATAATCCAACCATTACAAATGAcaactttaaaaaataaattgaaaaacaatGCACCAAAGCCACTAACACCAATACCATTAGCATCACCAGCTCCACCAGCATCGCAAACACCAtcagcaccaccaccattaccagTACCACCTGCAttatcaccaccaccaccacctccaccacctcctccagTTCTACAGACTCAAAAATCAACTACATCGACGGGTTCCAACAAAtcagaattatataaaaataataaatctttggCTG GTACGTGTAATCAAGACCAAGTTCAGGAGGAACTTAAACATGTGTTAAACATGTTTAGACAAAAAAAACGTAGCCCAAATATTCTTGAAATGCAAGCAACAGTTTTACATCAATATTCTACTCCTCGTGAAGTTCAATCTTGGTTGACTGCAAAAGGATTTTCAGATaa AGTTTGTAAACAATTGAAAGATATGACCGGTGctgaaatatttaatctaaCAAAACGACAATTGGAACAATATTTTGGTCCTAATGAAGGTGAAAGGCTGGAGAAACAGCTCATCTTATCACGAAACGAATGTGGG tacGAGACGACAAGGGTATCAGAATTAAAACAGATTTTAGAGAAGGTTCGGCAAAAGGCAGAATAA
- the LOC124956764 gene encoding epidermal growth factor receptor kinase substrate 8-like protein 2 isoform X2, with amino-acid sequence MPYYNSSHSPAVYNKDGGSSGPSSTSGGRGSSTEPPTYMMEHLATFTVTKEIGIVYPADGMRRLLQLEKSNGIWSQKMQLRLERNWVLIMDNETGAVMERFPASLIQEPTAFTSRDPMEMYNNILVFSVADDSGSQRAEMHIFQCQSVSAQDLVEDLKMLQMGKLVPGGSPRGPRGQIPPPPALPPPEPPLNGVNVREQVSAFNAANADGQNDISREENNDEVSSTSSEKYERDVTILNHCFDDIEKFIARLQYAAAASRELERRRRNRKSKKRNLGDGMLTMRAKPPPEMEFIDIFQKFKLSFNLLAKLKAHIHDPNAPELVHFLFTPLALIVDASHDTNYEPNLPSKVVSPLLTREAVNLLINCVTSKETELWHSLGDMWLIPRDQWKGHVPPYHPIFTDGWSPEYPIPEDRDHDHLASLLNADKQKRDELPEQQNDPYYNHRDVDESHYSSDYLEYDIREDRAGTENFDRNYGTTSELYAREERVEQTRAHSDISVDSIERAPRGAAIERAQEVWLDELVNRNAKIVHVTYPRTANNDKELTVVRGEYLEILDDSRKWWKARNSRGQVAHVPHTIVTPHNPSQPAENDVFNNPLYTSRYPRQGHGYSYEDSEIERTSTSPGPEAAHRTHAIPPPAPADWVRKERLGKKASPAPPASQTPSAPPPLPVPPALSPPPPPPPPPPVLQTQKSTTSTGSNKSELYKNNKSLAGTCNQDQVQEELKHVLNMFRQKKRSPNILEMQATVLHQYSTPREVQSWLTAKGFSDKVCKQLKDMTGAEIFNLTKRQLEQYFGPNEGERLEKQLILSRNECGYETTRVSELKQILEKVRQKAE; translated from the exons ATGCCATACTATAACAGCAGCCATAGTCCAGCAGTTTATAACAAag ATGGTGGCTCGAGCGGACCATCGAGTACTTCCGGTGGCCGTGGTAGTAGTACCGAACCACCTACATACATGATGGAACATTTAGCGACATTTACAGTGACGAAAGAGATAGGCATTGTTTATCCAGCTGATGGTATGCGTCGTCTTTTGCAATTAGAAAAAAGCAATGGTATATGGAGTCAAAAGATGCAACTTCGTTTAGAAAGAAACTGGGTTCTTATCATGGACAATGAAACTGGg GCCGTGATGGAACGATTTCCAGCGTCTTTGATCCAAGAACCAACTGCATTTACATCGAGAGACCCAATGGAGATGTACAACAACATTTTGGTATTTTCGGTCGCTGATGACAGTGGTTCTCAAAGAGCAGAAATGCATATCTTTCAATGTCAAAGCGTATCCGCTCAAGACTTGGTAGAGGATTTGAAAATGCTTCAAATGGGGAAACTCGTGCCAGGTGGTTCGCCTAGAGGTCCAAGAGGTCAAATTCCACCACCACCTGCGTTACCACCACCTGAACCTCCATTGAATGGTGTGAATGTACGCGAACAGGTGTCTGCTTTTAATGCGGCTAATG CCGATGGCCAGAACGATATATCTCGCGAAGAAAACAACGACGAAGTGTCCTCAACGTCGTCAGAAAAATACGAACGTGACGTGACGATATTGAATCATTGCTTCGAcgacattgaaaaatttattgcacGTTTGCAATATGCTGCAGCTGCATCGAGAGAATTGGAACGTCGACGGCGTAACAGAaagtcgaaaaagagaaacctGGGTGATGGCATGTTAACGATGAGAGCAAAGCCACCACCAGAGATGGAGTTCATTgatatctttcaaaaattcaaactTTCTTTCAACCTTTTGGCCAAATTGAAAGCGCACATTCACGATCCCAATGCACCGGAACTggtacattttcttttcacgcCACTTGCTCTGATCGTTGATGCATCTCACGATACGAATTATGAACCGAATTTACCAAGCAAGGTCGTATCACCTTTATTGACCAGAGAAGCGGTCAATCTGTTAATCAATTGTGTTACCAGCAAGGAAACTGAACTCTGGCATTCTCTTGGCGATATGTGGCTCATTCCTCGTGACCAATGGAAAGGACATGTACCACCTTATCATCCGATCTTCACGGATGGTTGGTCACCGGAATATCCCATACCAGAAGACCGAGATCATGATCATCTTGCTTCCCTTTTGAATGCTGACAAGCAAAAGAGGGATGAACTTCCTGAACAACAAAACGATCCTTATTACAATCATCGAGACGTCGACGAGTCACATTATAGTAGCGATTATCTCGAATACGATATCAGAGAGGATAGAGCTGGTACCGAAAACTTTGATAGAAATTACGGAACGACCTCGGAACTTTATgcaagagaagaaagagtcGAACAAACCAGAGCTCACAGTGATATATCAGTAGATTCCATTGAAAGAGCACCTAGAGGTGCTGCCATTGAAAGAGCTCAAGAAGTTTGGTTGGATGAGCTCGTAAATAGAAATGCTAAGATCGTTCACGTTACTTATCCTAGAACGGCCAACAATGATAAAGAATTGACGGTTGTCAGAGGTGAATATCTGGAAATACTCGATGACAGTAGAAAGTGGTGGAAAGCGAGAAATTCTAGGGGTCAAGTTGCTCATGTGCCACATACTATTGTTACGCCTCACAATCCATCTCAGCCTGCTGAAAACGATGTATTTAATAATCCATTATATACAAGTCGATATCCTAGACAAGGACATGGCTATAGTTACGAA GATTCTGAAATTGAAAGGACTAGTACTAGTCCGGGGCCAGAAGCAGCTCATCGAACTCATGCGATTCCACCACCAGCACCCGCGGATTGGGTGAGAAAAGAACGTCTTGGGAAAAAAG CATCACCAGCTCCACCAGCATCGCAAACACCAtcagcaccaccaccattaccagTACCACCTGCAttatcaccaccaccaccacctccaccacctcctccagTTCTACAGACTCAAAAATCAACTACATCGACGGGTTCCAACAAAtcagaattatataaaaataataaatctttggCTG GTACGTGTAATCAAGACCAAGTTCAGGAGGAACTTAAACATGTGTTAAACATGTTTAGACAAAAAAAACGTAGCCCAAATATTCTTGAAATGCAAGCAACAGTTTTACATCAATATTCTACTCCTCGTGAAGTTCAATCTTGGTTGACTGCAAAAGGATTTTCAGATaa AGTTTGTAAACAATTGAAAGATATGACCGGTGctgaaatatttaatctaaCAAAACGACAATTGGAACAATATTTTGGTCCTAATGAAGGTGAAAGGCTGGAGAAACAGCTCATCTTATCACGAAACGAATGTGGG tacGAGACGACAAGGGTATCAGAATTAAAACAGATTTTAGAGAAGGTTCGGCAAAAGGCAGAATAA